A single window of Tiliqua scincoides isolate rTilSci1 chromosome 10, rTilSci1.hap2, whole genome shotgun sequence DNA harbors:
- the SIX5 gene encoding homeobox protein SIX5 — translation MASPAAEPAEGAGGAEGPRFSAEQVSCVCEALLQAGDPARLGRFLGALPAAEARRLEARPGAAGESLAKARALLAFARGDFAELYGLVRSRPFGARHHAFLQDLYLRARYREAEAARGRALGAVDKYRLRKRFPLPATIWDGEETVYCFPRRARAALRAAYGRGRYPSPERKRRLARDTGLSLTQVSNWFKNRRQRDRDRGAPAEPPAAPAPRSESDGNPSTEDESSHGPEETEVPVGIPSTPDRVPPSSSLFLPAACSSASSILLNGNFITASSPTMLLNGGSVIQTPSGGVILNGLALGDNQTVTLSPVAAPSPPILLNGATTLLSGKTPALNSQEVPQASQEPMPPATVILSQAALQGEVKSETAEMLSFGVEVKSEDRPIAVPPLLSLPDASTLLSDHKGALLATVSMPQVVPSSEEAPKVTQMPLAAQSEASSSPQMVPLAKLVPSTQTVPSPQVTVATVADQVALATPPPPATTATPLLSIPTSSQATVLHVPAPSLVPIAQVSPPSQVVPLSQPISGAQVLSPSQMVPISPTQIYTVPQGAPAPQLVSLPQVAQGSQIISLPQVVPTSQVVTLQQGVGSPIQILTSAAPIKVGPMAGTPQASVAGGNIAQSNVHLINTNVGMTALQLPGTTPGNILLTNAATGSGTIFTGMALQQGKLILTATFPAGMLMTPILSAPAAPTLAVPIKQEVAVTTAATPGNSGGGSVFAPGASSVLSPGISPLSASESSGPTDLAFGTDSGQGNLLSNFSPQESLTISQQPVVWSSPVSMDLQGTGSEGLFGMDRSPMEEQSGLLQLPEGEGLLLDASGNDPMDPEALDSDEKVLTQLQSVPVEESLDL, via the exons ATGGCCTCCCCGGCCGCGGAGCCTGCGGAGGGCGCGGGCGGCGCGGAGGGCCCGCGCTTCTCGGCCGAGCAGGTCTCGTGCGTGTGCGAGGCGCTGCTGCAGGCGGGGGACCCGGCGCGCCTGGGGCGCTTCCTGGGCGCGCTGCCGGCGGCGGAGGCGCGGCGGCTGGAGGCGCGGCCGGGCGCGGCGGGCGAGAGCCTGGCCAAGGCGCGCGCGCTGCTGGCCTTCGCGCGCGGGGACTTCGCGGAGCTGTACGGGCTGGTGCGCAGCCGGCCCTTCGGCGCGCGCCACCACGCCTTCCTGCAGGACCTGTACCTGCGCGCGCGCTACCGCGAGGCGGAGGCTGCGCGCGGGCGGGCGCTGGGCGCCGTGGACAAGTACCGGCTGCGCAAGCGCTTCCCGCTGCCCGCCACCATCTGGGACGGCGAGGAGACCGTCTACTGCTTCCCGCGCCGCGCCCGCGCCGCCCTGCGCGCCGCCTACGGCCGCGGCCGCTACCCGAGCCCCGAGCGCAAGCGCCGCCTGGCGCGCGACACCGGCCTCTCGCTCACGCAGGTCAGCAACTGGTTCAAGAACCGGCGCCAGCGCGACCGCGACCGCGGCGCCCCCGCGGAGCCCCCGGCGGCCCCGGCGCCCAGGAG CGAGTCTGATGGGAACCCCAGCACAGAAGACGAGTCCAGCCACGGCCCTGAGGAAACCGAGGTGCCAGTGGGGATTCCATCTACTCCTGACAGGGttcccccctccagcagcctttTCCTGCcagctgcctgctccagcgcctCTTCCATTCTCCTCAATGGCAACTTCATCACTGCCAGCTCCCCAACCATGCTTCTCAACGGTGGATCCGTTATCCAGACTCCCAGCGGAGGGGTCATCCTTAATGGTTTGGCTCTCGGGGACAACCAAACGGTTACTCTCAGCCCTGTGGCAGCGCCCAGTCCACCCATTCTCCTTAATGGGGCCACTACCCTGTTGAGTGGGAAAACCCCGGCACTCAACAGCCAAGAGGTCCCCCAGGCTTCTCAGGAGCCTATGCCCCCAGCCACTGTCATCCTCAGCCAAGCGGCTCTTCAGGGAGAAGTGAAGTCAGAAACTGCAGAGATGTTGTCCTTTGGTGTAGAAGTGAAGTCAGAGGACAGGCCAATTGCTGTGCCCCCTCTCTTGTCTCTCCCAGATGCCTCCACACTTCTCTCTGACCACAAGGGGGCCCTGCTGGCTACCGTATCAATGCCTCAAGTAGTCCCATCAAGCGAAGAGgcccccaaggtcacccagatgCCCCTGGCAGCTCAGTCAGAAGCCTCGTCCAGCCCCCAGATGGTTCCCCTTGCCAAACTGGTCCCCAGTACTCAAACCGTGCCCAGTCCTCAGGTGACTGTGGCAACAGTGGCTGACCAGGTTGCCTTGGCAACGCCACCACCTCCTGCTACCACAGCAACACCTCTGCTTTCTATCCCAACATCCTCCCAGGCTACGGTTCTCCATGTTCCTGCTCCATCGCTGGTCCCCATTGCCCAAGTGTCCCCCCCGTCCCAGGTAGTGCCTTTGTCCCAACCCATTTCAGGGGCTCAGGTGCTTTCTCCATCACAAATGGTGCCCATTTCCCCCACCCAGATCTACACAGTGCCACAGGGGGCCCCTGCCCCTCAGcttgtctccttaccccaagtggCCCAGGGATCCCAGATCATTTCTCTGCCCCAAGTGGTCCCCACTTCCCAGGTGGTGACGCTGCAGCAAGGCGTGGGCAGCCCCATCCAGATCTTGACCAGTGCTGCCCCCATCAAAGTAGGCCCCATGGCAGGGACACCCCAGGCATCGGTGGCCGGCGGAAACATCGCCCAGAGCAACGTCCATCTCATCAACACCAACGTGGGCATGACCGCACTGCAGCTTCCGGGCACCACACCAG GGAATATCCTTCTGACCAACGCGGCAACAGGAAGTGGCACCATTTTCACGGGGATGGCATTGCAGCAGGGCAAGCTCATCCTGACGGCGACTTTCCCAGCTGGTATGCTAATGACGCCCATTCTCTCTGCCCCGGCTGCCCCAACCTTGGCCGTccccatcaagcaggaagtggcagtGACTACAGCAGCAACTCCGGGGAACAGTGGAGGCGGCAGTGTGTTTGCACCTGGGGCTTCCTCTGTCCTGTCTCCTGGAATCTCCCCACTTTCTGCCTCCGAAAGCAGTGGGCCAACTGACTTGGCATTTGGCACGGACTCTGGACAGGGCAACCTCCTTTCAAACTTCTCTCCGCAAGAAAGCCTGACCATATCCCAGCAACCAGTGGTGTGGTCCAGTCCAGTCAGCATGGACCTCCAAGGGACTGGCTCTGAGGGACTGTTTGGGATGGACAGGAGCCCCATGGAGGAGCAGAGTGGCCTGCTCCAGCTCCCTGAAGGTGAAGGCCTTTTGCTGGATGCCTCTGGCAACGACCCCATGGATCCCGAAGCTCTTGATTCGGATGAGAAGGTGCTGACACAGCTGCAGTCCGTACCGGTGGAAGAGTCTCTGGACTTGTAA